A region from the Perca fluviatilis chromosome 16, GENO_Pfluv_1.0, whole genome shotgun sequence genome encodes:
- the LOC120544283 gene encoding olfactory receptor 52N5-like — protein MDNETFNMDILQLEGLKVSPESSFPAFLLLLLIYVFIIVSNIGLVVLIFMERSLQEPMYLLFCNMSINDVFGATTIIPRILSDIFTPIPDRYIHYYECVVQAFCAHFHAGISHAVLIIMAFDRYVAICNPLRYATIMTNRVVVALSVSAWGVPFFLVAIVIILSVRLSRCRRSVTNPFCDNASLFKLSCENILINNIYGLGTAMLTMACSLCSVTLTYLRIAMVCLSSKNKALNSKALQTCGTHLAMYILLLLSGNIIIIFHRFPDLSDERKLASILLHVVPPSMNAVIYGLQIKAIREQIYIIFTRKKLLWWCEMKLQN, from the coding sequence ATGGACAATGAAACTTTCAACATGGATATTCTCCAGCTAGAGGGGTTAAAGGTCAGCCCTGAGTCCTCCTTTCccgccttcctcctcctcctcctcatctacGTCTTCATCATCGTGTCCAACATTGGCCTGGTGGTGCTGATCTTCATGGAGCGGAGCCTCCAGGAGCCCATGTATCTACTCTTCTGCAACATGAGCATCAATGATGTTTTTGGCGCCACGACAATCATTCCTCGCATCTTGAGTGACATTTTTACTCCAATCCCAGACCGGTACATTCATTATTATGAGTGTGTCGTTCAGGCGTTTTGTGCTCACTTTCATGCAGGCATCTCTCACGCGGTTCTGATTATCATGGCCTTTGATCGTTATGTGGCTATCTGCAACCCGCTGCGGTACGCCACCATTATGACCAACAGGGTGGTAGTGGCGCTGTCGGTGTCGGCGTGGGGCGTACCTTTCTTTTTGGTGGCGATCGTCATAATCCTCAGCGTCCGTTTGTCACGCTGCAGGCGCTCAGTGACCAACCCGTTCTGCGACAATGCTTCCTTGTTCAAGCTGTCATGTGAAAACATTCTCATCAACAACATCTACGGTCTTGGCACCGCCATGCTCACGATGGCGTGCTCGCTCTGCAGCGTCACGCTCACCTACCTGAGGATTGCCATGGTGTGTTTGAGTAGTAAGAACAAAGCTCTGAACAGCAAAGCGCTGCAGACCTGCGGCACCCACCTGGCCATGTACATCCTACTGCTTTTGTCAggcaacatcatcatcatcttccaTCGTTTCCCCGACTTATCGGACGAAAGGAAGCTTGCATCCATCTTGTTACACGTGGTTCCTCCTTCCATGAACGCTGTTATCTACGGACTGCAAATCAAAGCGATCAGAGAACAAATTTACATAATATTTACGAGGAAAAAATTATTGTGGTGGTGTGAGATGAAATtacaaaattga
- the LOC120544281 gene encoding olfactory receptor 5AN1-like yields MELLPFDISPKSHRDSYLPLLTNHRSSFVNGTWEPDGVTFFIIQGLTSLGEKKIIIFVTMLLGYITILGGNSMIIFLALTDSKLNSPMYFFLYNLSFVDIVYTTTTIPKMLSGFLTDVNTISFPGCFLQMYFVIQLGITSRSILTVMAYDRYVAICNPLRYTAIMTRTVRLLLIAGAWSFGNLCILPTISLSLPRSYCGPNVVKHGWCDPSSVRRLVCGDTSVESIMSLSSAIVSLLSTGVLILTSYILIGISISRMGVAQRLKAFGTCAAHLTVVSISYTSASFVYISYRVGNFSPEVRIIVSVLYAALTPFLNPMIYSLRNKELRESIMRTLGRFRPSAVLPIKDVNTVS; encoded by the exons ATGGAGCTTTTGCCGTTTGATATTTCACCTAAAAGTCACAGAG ATTCATACCTTCCCttgttgaccaatcacagatcCAGCTTTGTCAACGGCACTTGGGAGCCTGATGGCGTCACTTTCTTCATCATTCAGGGCCTCACCAGCCTcggagagaaaaaaattattatttttgtcacGATGCTTCTGGGTTACATCACCATACTGGGAGGAAACAGCATGATAATTTTTTTG GCGTTGACTGATTCGAAGCTTAACTCTCCCATGTATTTCTTCCTCTACAACCTCTCCTTCGTTGACATCGtctacaccaccaccaccatccccAAAATGCTATCCGGCTTCCTGACAGACGTGAATACCATTTCTTTCCCGGGCTGCTTCCTCCAGATGTATTTTGTCATTCAGCTAGGAATTACCAGCCGTTCCATCCTGACTGTTATGGCGTACGACCGCTACGTGGCCATTTGCAACCCTCTGCGCTACACTGCCATCATGACTCGGACTGTCCGGCTGCTCCTCATCGCAGGAGCCTGGAGCTTCGGCAACCTATGCATCCTGCCAACCATCTCCCTGTCCTTGCCGCGGTCTTACTGCGGCCCGAATGTGGTAAAACATGGCTGGTGCGACCCGTCGTCTGTAAGACGGCTAGTGTGCGGTGACACGTCAGTTGAGAGCATTATGTCACTTTCCTCCGCTATAGTGTCGCTACTGAGTACAGGAGTCCTCATCCTCACCTCCTATATCCTGATTGGTATTTCTATATCGAGGATGGGTGTCGCTCAGAGGCTGAAGGCCTTCGGGACGTGTGCAGCCCACCTGACTGTGGTATCCATCTCTTACACCTCGGCCTCGTTTGTATACATCTCGTACCGGGTGGGAAACTTTTCACCAGAG GTTCGCAtcattgtgtctgtgttgtatGCCGCTCTGACTCCTTTCCTAAACCCGATGATCTACAGTCTGAGGAATAAGGAGCTGCGAGAGTCTATCATGAGGACGCTGGGCAGGTTCAGACCTTCTGCTGTATTACCCATAAAGGACGTCAACACAGTGTCCTGA
- the LOC120544282 gene encoding olfactory receptor 10J4-like yields MKDSQLPLSTNHRSSFVNGTWEPHGVTFFIIEGLASLGEKKIIFFVILLLGYITILGGNSMIIFVALTDPKLKSPMYFFLYNLSFVDIVYTTTTIPQMLAGFLTDMNTISYPGCFFQMYFFVQLAVTGRAMLTVMAYDRYVAICNPLRYTAVMTRPVRLLLIAGAWSFGTCCTLPAISMSLLRSYCGPNVVKHGWCDPSSVRRLVCGDTSVDGIVSLSLALFALLTTGILILTSYVLIGVTILKMSVAQRLKVFGTCAAHLTVVFISYSSASFVYISYRVGNFSPELRIIVSVLYAALTPFLNPMIYSLRNKELRESIKRTLGRFRLSAVLP; encoded by the exons atgaaag ATTCACAACTCCCCTTGTCGACCAATCACAGATCCAGCTTTGTCAATGGCACCTGGGAGCCTCATGGTGTCACTTTCTTCATCATTGAGGGCCTTGCCAGCCTTGGCGAGAAAAAGattatattttttgtcattctgCTTCTGGGTTACATCACCATCCTGGGAGGAAACAGCATGATCATTTTTGTG GCGTTGACTGATCCGAAGCTTAAGTCTCCCATGTATTTCTTCCTCTACAACCTCTCCTTTGTTGACATCGtctacaccaccaccactatcCCTCAAATGCTAGCCGGCTTCCTGACAGACATGAATACCATTTCCTACCCGGGCTGCTTTTTCCAGATGTATTTCTTCGTTCAGCTAGCAGTTACCGGCCGTGCCATGCTGACTGTCATGGCGTACGACCGCTACGTTGCCATTTGCAACCCTCTGCGCTACACTGCGGTCATGACTCGGCCCGTCCGACTTCTCCTCATCGCAGGAGCCTGGAGCTTCGGCACCTGCTGCACGCTGCCAGCCATTTCAATGTCCTTGCTACGGTCTTACTGTGGCCCCAATGTGGTAAAACATGGCTGGTGCGACCCGTCATCTGTAAGGCGACTGGTGTGCGGTGACACCTCAGTGGATGGCATTGTGTCCCTTTCTTTAGCCTTGTTTGCACTACTGACCACAGGAATCCTCATCCTCACCTCCTATGTCCTGATTGGTGTTACCATATTGAAGATGAGTGTTGCTCAGAGACTGAAGGTCTTTGGGACGTGTGCTGCTCACCTGACTGTCGTGTTCATCTCTTACAGCTCAGCCTCTTTTGTATACATCTCCTACCGTGTGGGAAACTTTTCACCAGAG cTTCGCAtcattgtgtctgtgttgtatGCCGCTCTGACTCCTTTCCTAAACCCGATGATCTACAGTCTGAGGAACAAGGAGCTGCGAGAGTCCATCAAAAGGACGCTGGGCAGGTTCAGACTTTCTGCTGTGTTACCCTGA